In a single window of the Mesoplodon densirostris isolate mMesDen1 chromosome 18, mMesDen1 primary haplotype, whole genome shotgun sequence genome:
- the PVALEF gene encoding parvalbumin-like EF-hand-containing protein, translating to MDEDFSSQMKKMALAMGTSLSDEDIDLLPTDMRHHGSFNYIKFFEYMQKFPASEQQESVIRKAFQTLDKDKSGFIEWNEIKYILCIIPSSEPTTPLTDEEAEAVIQAADTDGDGRIDFEEFSELIKKENIAEKK from the exons ATGGACGAGGACTTCTCCTCCCAGATGAAGAAGATGGCCTTGGCCATGGGCACATCCCTGTCGGACGAGGACATAGACCTGCTGCCCACCGACATGAGGCACCATG GCTCCTTCAACTACATCAAGTTCTTCGAGTACATGCAGAAGTTCCCGGCCTCGGAGCAGCAGGAGAGTGTCATCCGCAAGGCCTTCCAGACCCTGGACAAGGATAAGAGCGGCTTCATCGAGTGGAATGAGATCAA GTACATCCTGTGCATCATCCCCAGCAGCGAGCCCACCACCCCACTGACAGACGAGGAGGCTGAGGCCGTGATCCAAGCAGCCGACACGGATGGAGACGGGAGGATTGACTTCGAAG AATTTTCTGAATTGATCAAAAAGGAGAACATTGCAGAGAAGAAGTAG